A portion of the Cryptomeria japonica chromosome 5, Sugi_1.0, whole genome shotgun sequence genome contains these proteins:
- the LOC131075499 gene encoding probable LRR receptor-like serine/threonine-protein kinase At3g47570 produces MAALLLLPLTLSIILISALPYSLTNLSHHHHQQQQQELLLQFKAAISKNASSLQDWTPLHPFCNWSAITCHPSSHSVRAINLTLMSLDGTISPVLGNLSSLRSIDLSNNYLTGTIPPQLGQLPNLWILLLHRNQLQGTIPHSLSACRSLYTLALSFNQLHGSIPPELSLLTSLKYLYLGVNSLTGTIPSSIENMSALVELQLTENELYGPIPRELCMLTRLRILHLNGNNLSGTIPSSLTNLSKLNNLVLSRNHISGNIPWEIGTKLSDLKFLSLWGNQLSGNIPNSLGNCSSLEVLWLQINQLGGTVPMELGKLNLLTQFKLQSNQLVSDSSHTLAFLTALTNCSHLQKINIRNNHFTGMLPPSIGQLSSNLYSLNLSFNMISGSIPQQIANLTNLTYLNLGNNLFSGNIPSGIKRFHVLEELYLQRNNLEGAIPSEIGQMQHLGLLSLHHNQLSGKIPDSICQSQQLRRVYLHHNKLSGEIPVSLEGCQKLELLDLSYNKLGGKIPVEVIASLKNLAFYLNLSWNYLQGTLPREMSKIVMAQAIDISGNRLTGVIPISLGDCTALELLNLSHNAFVGQIPDSLSKLRNLLEMDLSFNNFSGQISEAGLFPNRTVVILLMGNTGLCGPKNYSLPPCPNLTQRKHSPLKKVVLSVVGTIGVVLCCFIIGIVWRLKLSRQQVRTSSFIFQRLGYPKFSHQDLVIATSGFDESNLLGVGNFGSVYKGILRDGKIVAIKILNLQNEEAQKSFKRECKLLGRIRHPNLIRITSAFFYPDLKGLVLEFACNGSLEKHLHPDRDDEGFCKLGLSECLSIAVDVAHGMEYLHHNCPLQIVHCDLKPSNVLLDANMTALVTDFGISRLTTTNSIDSLSTTTFALRGSIGYIAPEYGLGGNVSIKGDVYSYGILILEMVTRKRPSDNMFVGDMTLQKWVRSAFPDRLAEIVDSGLWRDVNENMEDNKCLISFIHVGLLCSSESPRERPSIRDVGNALERLKTSLMGGAAASNLTSTISELLENTNPTGTGTGTLASDSQSSTF; encoded by the exons ATGGCTGCACTTCTCTTGTTACCTTTAACGCTTTCCATAATTTTAATCTCCGCTCTTCCTTATTCTCTCACCAATctctctcatcatcatcatcaacaacaacaacaagaattgCTCTTGCAATTCAAAGCTGCCATTTCAAAGAACGCCTCTTCTCTGCAGGACTGGACTCCCCTTCACCCCTTTTGCAACTGGTCTGCCATCACCTGTCATCCTTCCTCTCACTCTGTCCGTGCCATCAATTTAACCCTAATGAGTTTAGACGGCACCATCTCTCCTGTGCTCGGGAATCTCTCCTCTCTTCGATCCATTGATCTCTCCAACAATTACCTCACTGGCACCATTCCGCCCCAACTCGGCCAACTCCCAAATCTGTGGATACTCTTGCTACACCGCAATCAATTACAAGGAACCATTCCCCACTCTCTCTCCGCTTGCCGCAGTTTGTATACTCTGGCACTCTCCTTTAACCAACTGCATGGTAGCATTCCGCCTGAGCTCAGTCTTCTCACAAGTTTGAAGTACCTCTACTTGGGCGTTAACAGTCTCACTGGTACCATTCCCAGCTCTATTGAAAATATGTCCGCCTTAGTTGAATTGCAATTGACCGAAAATGAGCTCTATGGTCCAATTCCTCGTGAATTGTGCATGCTCACTCGCCTACGGATTCTTCACCTCAACGGAAATAACTTATCAGGAACCATTCCCAGCTCTTTAACAAATCTCTCAAAATTGAATAACCTAGTTTTATCTCGAAACCACATAAGTGGAAATATTCCATGGGAAATTGGTACCAAACTCTCCGACTTGAAATTCCTTAGTTTGTGGGGAAATCAGCTTAGTGGAAACATACCAAACTCCCTTGGAAATTGTTCCAGTCTCGAAGTACTCTGGTTACAAATCAACCAACTTGGTGGAACGGTTCCGATGGAGCTGGGTAAGTTGAACCTTCTAACCCAGTTTAAACTACAGAGCAATCAACTTGTTAGTGACAGCAGTCACACATTGGCCTTTCTCACTGCTCTCACAAATTGCTCCCACTTGCAAAAAATAAAtataagaaacaatcatttcaCTGGTATGTTGCCTCCATCCATAGGCCAATTGTCTTCCAATCTTTATTCCTTGAATTTATCATTTAACATGATAAGCGGAAGCATACCACAACAGATTGCCAATCTGACAAACTTAACCTACTTAAATTTAGGCAATAATCTTTTCAGCGGCAATATTCCTTCTGGAATTAAAAGATTCCATGTGTTGGAAGAATTGTATTTGCAAAGGAACAATTTAGAAGGAGCCATTCCAAGTGAGATAGGTCAAATGCAACATCTAGGACTCttatctcttcatcacaatcagtTATCTGGAAAAATACCAGATTCAATTTGTCAATCCCAGCAGTTGAGACGCGTCTATCTTCATCACAACAAGTTATCAGGGGAAATCCCCGTTAGTTTGGAGGGATGTCAGAAGTTGGAGCTCCTTGACTTATCTTACAATAAACTAGGGGGAAAGATACCTGTTGAAGTCATTGCCAGCCTTAAAAACCTGGCATTCTACCTCAATCTTTCATGGAATTATCTGCAAGGGACCTTGCCACGGGAGATGAGTAAAATTGTAATGGCTCAAGCTATAGATATATCTGGAAATAGGCTTACTGGGGTCATTCCGATTTCTCTAGGAGATTGCACAGCATTAGAGCTTCTAAATCTGTCCCACAACGCCTTTGTAGGTCAAATACCAGATTCACTCTCCAAATTACGAAATCTCCTAGAGATGGATCTTTCTTTCAATAATTTTTCAGGGCAGATTTCAGAAGCAGGTTTGTTTCCAAATAGAACTGTTGTAATATTGTTAATGGGGAACACTGGACTATGTGGCCCAAAAAATTATTCATTGCCTCCCTGCCCAAATCTGACCCAGAGAAAACATTCCCCACTCAAAAAAGTAGTCTTATCAGTTGTTGGAACCATCGGAGTTGTATTATGCTGCTTCATTATAGGAATTGTATGGAGGCTTAAACTTTCAAGACAACAAGTCCGTACCTCAAGCTTTATTTTTCAAAGGCTTGGCTATCCAAAATTCTCTCATCAAGATCTTGTCATTGCGACATCTGGATTTGATGAGTCAAACTTGCTTGGCGTGGGTAACTTTGGATCTGTCTACAAAGGCATCTTGAGGGATGGTAAGATTGTTGCCATCAAGATTCTTAATTTGCAAAATGAAGAGGCTCAGAAGAGTTTTAAGAGAGAGTGTAAATTGTTAGGGAGGATTCGGCACCCTAACCTGATTAGAATCACAAGTGCATTTTTCTACCCTGACTTGAAAGGTTTGGTTCTTGAATTTGCATGTAATGGAAGCTTGGAAAAACATTTGCACCCTGACAGGGATGATGAAGGCTTTTGTAAATTGGGCTTGAGTGAGTGTTTGAGCATTGCTGTAGATGTAGCCCATGGCATGGAATACTTACATCATAATTGTCCTCTACAAATTGTGCACTGTGATTTAAAACCTAGCAATGTGCTCTTGGATGCCAACATGACAGCCCTTGTCACTGATTTTGGTATATCCCGTTtaactactacaaattccatagaTTCACTCAGTACTACAACTTTTGCACTTAGAGGATCTATTGGATATATTGCTCCAG AGTATGGATTGGGTGGGAATGTTTCTATCAAGGGAGATGTTTACAGTTATGGAATTCTGATATTAGAGATGGTTACAAGGAAGAGGCCAAGTGATAACATGTTTGTCGGAGACATGACATTGCAGAAGTGGGTGAGGTCAGCCTTTCCAGACAGACTGGCAGAAATTGTTGATAGCGGGCTATGGAGAGATGTTAATGAAAACATGGAAGACAATAAATGTCTAATTTCTTTCATTCATGTTGGTTTGCTTTGTAGTAGTGAATCACCAAGAGAAAGGCCTTCCATAAGAGATGTAGGCAATGCCTTGGAGAGGCTGAAGACATCTTTGATGGGAGGTGCAGCTGCTTCCAATTTAACATCCACTATATCAGAACTCCTGGAGAATACCAATCCCACAGGAACAGGAACAGGAACATTAGCATCTGACAGTCAAAGTTCTACATTTTAG